The following coding sequences lie in one Cannabis sativa cultivar Pink pepper isolate KNU-18-1 chromosome 5, ASM2916894v1, whole genome shotgun sequence genomic window:
- the LOC115716554 gene encoding beta-glucuronosyltransferase GlcAT14A-like → MNMRKYVNSHSGRAFGDRVWITPFFASLLIFITLFLTAIFGLFASSNGREQIPVDVILSSKLESDDSSGYFVNSELKRSPEINGNSKPRLPRFAYLISGTKGDSHRMMRTLQAVYHPRNQYVMHLDLEALPRERLELAASVKADPTFHEVDNVRVMAQSNLVTYKGPTMIACTLQAISILLKESSEWDWFINLSASDYPLVTQDDFLHVFSNLSRNLNFIEHMQIVGWKLNQRAKPIIVDPGLYLSKKSDIAWTTQRRSLPTSFKLFTGSAWVMLTRQFLEYCIWGWDNLPRTILMYYANFISSPEGYFHTVICNTDGFQNTAISHDLHYIAWDSPPKQHPRYLSMKDFDKMVKSNAPFARKFAKDDPVLDKIDKELLGRTNRFAPGAWCIGSSENGADPCSLRGNDSVFNPGPGAQRLQELFGTLLSEDFRKKQCA, encoded by the exons ATGAATATGAGGAAGTATGTGAATTCCCATTCGGGAAGGGCGTTTGGTGATAGGGTATGGATCACTCCATTCTTTGCTAGCTTGCTCATATTCATTACATTGTTTTTGACAGCCATATTTGGGCTGTTTGCCTCTTCCAATGGCAGAGAGCAAATCCCTGTTGATGTTATTTTATCCTCAAAATTAGAGTCAGATGACTCAAGTGGGTACTTTGTTAATTCTGAATTGAAAAGATCACCAGAAATAAATGGAAATTCCAAACCAAGGTTGCCTAGATTCGCGTATCTCATTTCAGGTACAAAAGGTGATAGTCATAGAATGATGAGAACCTTGCAGGCAGTATATCATCCAAGAAATCAATATGTAATGCATTTGGATCTTGAAGCACTGCCCCGTGAAAGGTTGGAATTGGCAGCTTCAGTGAAGGCTGATcccacattccatgaagtggaTAATGTGCGAGTCATGGCTCAGTCCAATTTGGTAACTTACAAAGGTCCTACAATGATTGCTTGTACATTGCAAGCGATTTCAATTTTATTGAAGGAGAGCTCAGAGTGGGACTGGTTTATAAACCTCAGTGCATCAGATTATCCTCTGGTGACGCAAGATG ATTTTCTTCATGTCTTTTCTAACTTATCAAGAAATCTCAACTTCATTGAACACATGCAGATTGTTGGGTGGAAACT GAATCAAAGAGCCAAACCAATCATTGTTGATCCTGGTCTGTACTTATCAAAAAAGTCTGACATTGCATGGACTACTCAACGTCGGTCACTTCCCACATCATTCAAGTTATTTACAG GTTCAGCTTGGGTAATGCTAACCCGACAGTTTCTAGAATACTGCATATGGGGATGGGATAACCTGCCACGGACTATCCTCATGTACTATGCAAACTTCATATCTTCACCGGAAGGCTATTTTCACACTGTCATCTGCAACACTGATGGATTTCAGAACACTGCAATAAGCCATGATCTTCACTACATTGCTTGGGACAGTCCTCCAAAGCAGCATCCCAGATACTTGTCAATGAAGGACTTTGACAAAATGGTCAAAAGCAATGCCCCATTTGCTAGAAAATTTGCAAAAGATGATCCCGTGTTAGACAAAATTGACAAGGAGCTTCTTGGTCGAACAAACCGGTTCGCACCAGGGGCATGGTGCATTGGAAGCTCTGAAAATGGAGCTGACCCTTGTTCTTTGCGTGGCAATGACTCAGTCTTCAATCCAGGTCCTGGAGCCCAGAGGCTACAAGAACTTTTCGGGACTCTCTTGTCCGAAGATTTTCGGAAGAAGCAATGTGCGTGA